Proteins from a single region of Oncorhynchus tshawytscha isolate Ot180627B linkage group LG03, Otsh_v2.0, whole genome shotgun sequence:
- the LOC112226815 gene encoding zinc finger protein 271-like: protein MDYVSSAEPDVDAFICTECGDGFRRYLDLVKHITVHERLRTYERTDSFSLDSLPNGFQVPREYALHENGTFIVVDRSGPSNNPSVKQPSSTPSPYQNSKTIVLTTKPAKTDLRVNTVSHSQCRSVSPLKQYRCETCGKSFNNKLSLQHHQQYRNLEQGFKCTLCCKIFRDKERLREHLQEHAHEIFYCCDQCGKRFLKQETLYAHQKEQHGSLGFKQMGKSDNSQENIIQKTYPCKKCNLCFFWLSDMQSHLLSHSKDKPLSVNSSSKIEQQSQKDERSHTIEYSDSTPTTDETKQYSSGTPTTDVTKQYSSGTPTTDVTKQYSSGTPTTDVTKQYSSDATVDVKTHNGKSDSKTPSSFRPYRCGLCGDRFQQLTDLKEHHLTHQTQEEIDKLNKDSESQRVVKKWQRYTRIECIVTKAPARKGGRPPLYKKGSGTKLHPCKHCHRVFSHSSSLSRHNRSHKGTLHTCVLCGKHFPQRCDVRRHIAMYHKPELEKKPSLKYLALHSKPDGGSQLNSDVLEQNVSSKIKPKKSLDRVVAELDSDNGEDQQTTSTGEVSAAPKVRRNYKCDQCGKKFGLLCVYQRHLRYHKREPGSEMVKCPHCPSRFRSSSALRRHLEIHPSQSRGEMDMEGRASPTADSNPDLDSDQDNVKDLVGHGDIDDVKGGNGEKIGPAEVLYECTECTETFSSLQKFLKHQSSHGSDNLG, encoded by the coding sequence ATGGATTACGTAAGCTCTGCTGAACCAGATGTTGATGCCTTCATCTGCACAGAATGTGGGGATGGCTTCAGGCGCTACCTTGACTTGGTTAAACACATTACTGTTCATGAACGACTCAGGACTTATGAACGAACAGATTCATTTTCCCTTGACAGTTTGCCCAATGGGTTTCAAGTTCCCCGTGAGTATGCTCTCCATGAAAATGGAACTTTCATAGTGGTTGACAGATCTGGACCATCAAACAACCCTTCTGTCAAGCAGCCATCTTCAACTCCTTCACCTTATCAGAATTCAAAGACCATTGTACTTACAACTAAGCCAGCCAAAACTGATCTACGTGTTAACACAGTATCTCACTCCCAGTGCCGCAGTGTCTCTCCTCTAAAACAGTACCGATGCGAAACATGTGGAAAATCGTTTAACAACAAGCTGAGTTTACAACACCATCAACAGTATCGGAATTTAGAGCAAGGTTTTAAATGCACGTTGTGTTGCAAGATCttcagagataaagagaggctaAGGGAACATCTCCAAGAACATGCCCATGAAATATTTTActgctgtgatcagtgtggaaaACGCTTTCTGAAACAAGAGACCCTGTATGCTCATCAAAAAGAGCAGCATGGATCGCTGGGGTTCAAACAAATGGGGAAGTCAGACAATAGTCAAGAGAACATAATACAGAAAACATATCCCTGTAAGAAGTGTAATCTGTGTTTTTTCTGGCTCTCCGACATGCAGAGCCACTTACTCAGTCATTCCAAAGACAAACCATTATCTGTGAACTCTTCATCCAAAATCGAGCAACAGTCTCAGAAAGATGAGCGATCACATACCATAGAGTACAGCGACAGCACCCCGACTACCGATGAGACCAAACAGTACAGCAGCGGCACCCCTACTACCGATGTGACCAAACAGTACAGCAGCGGCACCCCTACTACCGATGTGACCAAACAGTACAGCAGCGGCACCCCTACTACCGATGTGACCAAACAGTACAGCAGTGACGCAACTGTCGATGTGAAGACCCACAATGGCAAATCGGATTCCAAAACACCATCCTCTTTCAGACCATACCGCTGTGGTTTGTGTGGAGATCGCTTCCAGCAGTTAACAGACTTGAAGGAGCATCATCTTACCCATCAAACACAGGAAGAAATTGACAAGTTAAATAAGGATTCAGAGTCACAAAGAGTTGTAAAAAAGTGGCAAAGGTATACTCGCATTGAGTGCATCGTAACAAAAGCACCtgcaaggaagggaggaaggccCCCACTTTATAAAAAAGGCTCTGGGACAAAATTGCATCCATGCAAGCACTGCCACCGTGTTTTCAGTCACTCAAGTAGTCTGTCTCGGCACAATAGATCCCACAAGGGGACTCTTCACACTTGTGTTCTCTGTGGGAAACATTTTCCACAACGCTGTGATGTCCGGAGGCATATAGCCATGTATCACAAACCTGAATTAGAGAAGAAACCAAGTCTTAAGTACTTGGCATTGCATTCTAAACCAGATGGTGGTTCCCAATTGAATTCTGATGTGTTGGAACAGAATGTGTCATCTAAAATAAAACCCAAAAAGTCTTTAGACCGTGTTGTTGCAGAATTGGACAGTGACAATGGTGAAGATCAACAAACCACATCTACTGGAGAAGTGTCCGCTGCTCCTAAGGTACGGAGGAACTACAAGTGTGACCAATGTGGGAAAAAGTTTGGACTGCTGTGTGTGTACCAACGGCATTTGCGGTACCACAAAAGGGAACCAGGTAGTGAAATGGTTAAGTGCCCTCACTGTCCAAGTCGCTTCCGGAGTTCTTCTGCTCTAAGACGCCATCTTGAGATTCACCCAAGTCAGTCAAGGGGGGAAATGGACATGGAAGGACGGGCATCTCCCACTGCTGACTCCAATCCAGACCTGGACTCTGACCAAGACAATGTAAAGGATTTAGTGGGTCATGGGGACATTGACGATGTCAAGGGTGGGAATGGTGAAAAAATTGGTCCAGCAGAGGTGCTGTACGAATGCACTGAGTGTACAGAGACTTTTTCCTCCCTGCAGAAGTTTCTGAAGCACCAGAGTTCTCATGGGTCCGATAACCTTGGCTAA